A stretch of the Thiomicrorhabdus indica genome encodes the following:
- a CDS encoding efflux RND transporter permease subunit, with translation MSSTTSKSDSVANTDDNLDQDFQIKEKQFKSHGVIGLFARHKVAPNLLMIIMILAGIVALLKMNVQFFPNFELDYASVRVVWPGANAEDVESSVTEPIERVLRNLDNLDEMTSTSGMGVATISLKFNEGTNMIEALDQINQRVSELRNLPQDAQKPIIERIVRYESVARMLVISENGDLQELRPLVRQFERELLDRGIDKVGFVGLPTEEMAVEISQDTLEKYQLSFESVGNQLAGMSRDLPAGTVGDNDSVRELRALEQKRDEIAFEQTSVITNDYQTLTLGDLGEVERRAVKDAAYLQVEGFPAVEMQLQRAENGDTLKSSEVLQQWMLETEPQLPAGVRLQVYDETWSLVQQRIMLLVNNGVGGLILVVLILYVFMNGRVAFWIAVGIPVSFMATLMIVYLAGGSINMISLFGLIMALGIIVDDAIVVGEDALAHHERGEPALQAAEGGAHRMLGPVTASSLTTVAAFLPLMIVGGEVGNILFAIPLVIIAVIFASLIESFTVLPGHLRHALHKVEPAKEGSIRYKLDSKIDHFRHHQFRLVIRWVLAHRTITISSAIAMMIFVVALFAGGRLGFVFFPSPESNKLAADARFVAGTSAEESARYVERLYQALREAEAELEPGIVKVAVVNFNKTSRQSGANFGGVNIELIDSGDRETRNEELIRVWKEKAGTVPGLDLLTIEAPRMGPPGSDIDIRLSGAATDNLKQASLELQEVVSQIPGVLSIRDDLPYGRDQLIYQLTPQGEALGFTYSSVGRQLSDAFSGRLVQIFTDREDEVEVRLQFPRHEQMSLATLNRMQVVAPNGQRVPLRTVVTWQTQRGFDVIRHVDGQLTVNVIGEVDKTVNNANRILAQLEQSTLRELESKYGLTYSIEGQKARQAETMGDMKIGLLIGLAIIYIVLAWVFGSYGWPLVVMMAIPFGLVGAIMGHWWMGIDMTILSLFGFFGLSGIVVNDSIILVSFYKQLRTAGLSVNQALEEAAVQRVRAVLLTSLTTIAGLTPLLFETSLQAQFLIPMATAIAFGLMFSTLLILLVIPAMLSIYEQFYLKVHRRDEVYNAV, from the coding sequence ATGAGCTCTACGACGTCAAAATCAGATTCTGTCGCAAACACGGATGATAATTTAGACCAAGATTTTCAAATTAAAGAAAAGCAGTTTAAATCGCATGGAGTGATTGGTCTGTTCGCTCGACATAAAGTCGCACCGAACTTGTTGATGATTATTATGATTTTGGCAGGGATTGTGGCACTGCTGAAAATGAATGTGCAGTTCTTTCCCAATTTTGAGCTCGATTATGCTTCGGTAAGAGTGGTTTGGCCGGGCGCAAATGCCGAGGATGTTGAAAGTAGTGTTACAGAGCCCATAGAGCGAGTGCTGCGTAATCTGGATAATCTGGATGAGATGACATCGACTTCGGGAATGGGTGTGGCGACAATTTCATTGAAGTTCAATGAAGGCACCAACATGATTGAAGCTTTGGATCAAATCAATCAACGGGTGAGTGAATTACGGAATTTGCCGCAAGATGCGCAAAAACCGATTATTGAAAGAATTGTCCGTTATGAATCTGTGGCTCGGATGTTGGTCATCAGTGAGAATGGTGATTTACAAGAACTTCGACCACTTGTTCGGCAGTTTGAGCGTGAGTTACTGGATCGAGGAATTGATAAGGTTGGATTTGTTGGTTTACCGACCGAAGAGATGGCGGTTGAAATTTCACAGGATACACTCGAAAAATACCAGCTTTCGTTTGAATCGGTAGGGAATCAATTAGCCGGTATGAGTCGTGATTTACCGGCCGGTACCGTTGGCGATAACGATTCGGTACGTGAATTGCGTGCTTTGGAACAAAAGCGTGATGAGATTGCTTTTGAACAGACATCAGTTATTACCAATGATTATCAAACGCTCACTTTGGGAGATTTAGGAGAAGTTGAACGTCGTGCGGTCAAGGATGCCGCTTATCTGCAAGTGGAAGGTTTTCCAGCCGTTGAGATGCAGCTGCAGCGTGCAGAAAATGGCGACACCTTAAAGTCATCCGAAGTGTTACAGCAATGGATGCTAGAAACCGAGCCACAACTACCGGCCGGTGTTCGTTTGCAGGTTTATGATGAAACTTGGTCGTTGGTTCAACAGCGCATTATGTTGTTGGTCAATAACGGTGTTGGCGGTCTGATTTTAGTCGTGCTGATTCTGTATGTTTTTATGAATGGGCGAGTTGCTTTTTGGATTGCGGTCGGGATTCCAGTTTCCTTTATGGCAACCCTGATGATTGTCTATTTAGCGGGTGGATCCATCAATATGATTTCCCTGTTTGGGTTGATTATGGCGTTGGGGATTATCGTCGATGATGCCATAGTGGTCGGAGAGGATGCGTTAGCACATCATGAAAGAGGTGAGCCTGCATTGCAAGCAGCCGAAGGTGGTGCGCACAGAATGCTAGGGCCGGTGACCGCGTCCTCTTTGACAACGGTGGCCGCATTTTTACCATTGATGATTGTCGGTGGAGAAGTGGGGAATATTCTGTTTGCCATTCCATTGGTGATTATTGCGGTGATTTTTGCGTCGCTTATTGAAAGTTTTACAGTTTTACCGGGGCACCTGCGTCATGCCTTGCACAAAGTTGAACCGGCAAAAGAAGGGTCAATTCGCTATAAACTCGATTCTAAAATCGATCACTTCAGGCATCATCAATTCCGTCTGGTGATCCGTTGGGTGCTTGCCCATCGAACCATCACGATTTCCAGTGCAATTGCCATGATGATTTTTGTGGTGGCATTGTTTGCTGGCGGGCGATTAGGGTTTGTGTTTTTCCCGAGTCCCGAATCTAATAAGTTAGCAGCGGATGCACGTTTTGTTGCAGGGACCTCTGCTGAGGAGTCGGCACGCTATGTTGAGCGTTTGTATCAAGCTCTGCGAGAAGCCGAGGCAGAGTTAGAGCCGGGCATTGTGAAAGTCGCTGTTGTGAATTTTAATAAAACGTCGCGTCAATCCGGTGCGAACTTCGGCGGGGTGAACATTGAGCTCATTGATTCGGGTGATCGTGAAACGCGTAATGAAGAGTTGATTCGTGTCTGGAAAGAAAAAGCAGGCACCGTCCCGGGCTTAGATTTGTTAACGATTGAAGCGCCGAGAATGGGGCCGCCTGGAAGTGATATTGATATTCGTTTAAGTGGTGCGGCAACGGATAACCTCAAACAGGCTTCCCTTGAATTACAAGAAGTGGTGTCGCAAATCCCAGGCGTTTTGTCGATTCGCGATGATTTACCTTATGGTCGTGATCAGTTGATCTACCAACTCACTCCGCAAGGGGAAGCGCTTGGGTTTACTTATTCCTCGGTTGGTCGTCAGTTGAGTGATGCTTTTTCTGGAAGATTGGTGCAGATTTTCACGGATCGAGAGGATGAAGTGGAAGTGCGTCTACAGTTTCCGCGACATGAGCAGATGAGCTTGGCAACTCTAAATCGTATGCAAGTTGTTGCGCCGAATGGACAAAGAGTGCCATTGCGAACAGTGGTCACTTGGCAAACTCAGCGTGGATTTGATGTTATTCGTCATGTTGATGGACAGTTAACGGTAAATGTGATCGGTGAAGTCGATAAAACTGTGAATAATGCCAATCGTATTTTAGCTCAGTTGGAACAATCAACCTTGCGAGAGCTAGAGTCAAAATATGGTTTGACCTACAGTATTGAAGGTCAAAAGGCTCGTCAGGCAGAAACGATGGGTGATATGAAGATTGGATTGCTAATTGGTCTGGCGATTATCTACATTGTTTTGGCTTGGGTGTTCGGTTCATATGGTTGGCCATTGGTTGTTATGATGGCGATACCTTTTGGCTTGGTTGGAGCCATTATGGGGCACTGGTGGATGGGAATTGATATGACCATTTTGTCGTTGTTTGGATTTTTTGGGCTTTCAGGGATTGTAGTGAACGACTCGATTATTTTGGTAAGCTTCTATAAACAGTTGCGAACGGCTGGTTTAAGTGTGAATCAGGCATTGGAAGAAGCAGCGGTGCAACGTGTCCGCGCCGTATTGCTCACATCCTTGACGACCATTGCTGGCTTAACGCCTTTATTGTTTGAAACGTCTTTGCAAGCGCAATTCTTAATTCCAATGGCCACAGCGATTGCGTTTGGATTGATGTTCTCGACCTTGTTAATTTTGCTGGTCATTCCTGCAATGTTGTCAATTTACGAACAGTTCTATTTGAAAGTGCATCGGAGAGACGAGGTTTATAACGCAGTTTAA
- the tkt gene encoding transketolase — translation MATRRDLANAIRALSMDAVQKANSGHPGAPMGMADIAEVLWNSHMKYNPTNANWADRDRFVLSNGHGSMLIYSLLHLTGFDLSMEDIKQFRQLHAKTAGHPEYGYAEGIETTTGPLGQGITNAVGMAIAERTLAAQFNKPGHEIVDHHTYVFMGDGCLMEGLSHESCAMAGTLGLGKLIAFWDDNDISIDGNIGDWMEKGVPGRFNAYDWHVIPNVDGHDPEAIDKAIAEAKSVTDKPSLICTKTVIGYGSPNKCGTYSCHGAPLGDDEIALVRKELGWTAGPFEIPEDVYAGWDHKEQGQKDEAAWNEKFAAYKAEFPAEAAEFERRMAGELPANFEVEMDKFIADTQAESPKIASRQASQKAIEKLGEILPEMFGGSADLTGSNLTNWSKMVKVNRENANGNYLSWGVREFGMAHMMNGMVLHGGFKVFGGTFFMFMEFMRNALRMSALMKIGTIYVYTHDSIGLGEDGPTHQPVEQMATMRVIPNFQTWRGCDAVESAVSWKIAMMRNDAPTALVFSRQALEPMPRTAEQVANIEKGGYVLKDCEGTPDLIIIATGSEVGLAVESAEAMEANVRVVSMPCTNAFDEQDQAYKDSVLIPGVKRVAVEAGVKDSWYKYVGLDGDVVGMTTFGESAPAGELFKEFGFTVENVVATCNKVLGK, via the coding sequence ATGGCAACTCGTAGAGATCTAGCTAACGCTATCCGCGCTTTAAGTATGGACGCGGTTCAAAAAGCCAACTCTGGTCACCCAGGTGCACCAATGGGTATGGCAGACATCGCTGAAGTATTGTGGAATAGCCACATGAAATATAACCCGACCAATGCAAATTGGGCGGATCGCGACCGTTTCGTTCTTTCTAACGGTCACGGCTCAATGCTTATTTACTCTCTACTACACTTGACTGGTTTCGACCTAAGCATGGAAGACATTAAGCAGTTCCGTCAATTACACGCTAAAACTGCAGGTCACCCTGAGTATGGCTATGCGGAAGGTATTGAAACGACGACTGGTCCTCTAGGTCAAGGTATTACTAACGCTGTAGGTATGGCGATTGCTGAGCGTACGCTTGCTGCACAATTCAACAAGCCTGGTCATGAAATCGTAGATCACCACACTTATGTGTTCATGGGTGATGGTTGTTTGATGGAAGGTCTTTCACACGAATCGTGTGCAATGGCCGGGACTCTTGGTCTTGGTAAATTGATCGCTTTCTGGGATGACAACGATATCTCTATCGACGGTAACATTGGTGATTGGATGGAGAAAGGTGTTCCAGGTCGCTTCAATGCGTATGACTGGCACGTAATTCCAAATGTTGATGGTCATGATCCAGAGGCAATTGATAAGGCAATCGCAGAAGCGAAGTCTGTTACAGATAAGCCATCTTTAATCTGTACTAAGACCGTGATTGGCTACGGTTCTCCAAACAAGTGTGGTACATACTCTTGTCACGGTGCGCCACTAGGTGATGATGAAATCGCGCTGGTTCGTAAAGAGCTAGGCTGGACTGCGGGTCCTTTCGAAATTCCAGAAGATGTTTACGCTGGATGGGATCACAAAGAACAAGGCCAAAAAGACGAAGCAGCTTGGAATGAAAAATTCGCAGCTTATAAAGCAGAATTCCCAGCTGAAGCAGCTGAATTTGAACGTCGTATGGCAGGTGAGCTTCCTGCGAACTTCGAAGTTGAAATGGATAAGTTTATTGCGGATACTCAAGCTGAGTCTCCAAAAATTGCTTCTCGTCAAGCGTCTCAAAAAGCAATCGAGAAGTTGGGTGAAATCCTTCCAGAAATGTTCGGTGGTTCAGCTGACTTGACAGGTTCCAACCTAACAAACTGGTCGAAGATGGTGAAAGTTAACCGTGAAAACGCTAACGGTAACTACCTATCTTGGGGTGTTCGTGAATTCGGTATGGCGCACATGATGAACGGTATGGTTCTTCATGGTGGTTTCAAAGTATTTGGTGGAACATTCTTCATGTTTATGGAGTTCATGCGTAACGCTCTACGTATGTCTGCATTGATGAAAATCGGTACGATCTATGTTTACACGCATGATTCTATTGGTCTAGGGGAAGATGGTCCGACTCACCAACCAGTTGAGCAGATGGCGACGATGCGCGTTATCCCTAACTTCCAAACTTGGCGTGGTTGTGATGCGGTTGAATCTGCGGTTTCTTGGAAAATCGCTATGATGCGTAACGATGCTCCAACTGCACTTGTCTTCTCTCGCCAAGCACTTGAGCCAATGCCTCGTACGGCAGAGCAAGTTGCGAATATCGAGAAAGGTGGTTACGTACTGAAAGATTGTGAAGGCACGCCTGATCTGATCATTATTGCGACAGGTTCTGAAGTCGGTCTAGCAGTTGAGTCTGCAGAAGCGATGGAGGCAAATGTTCGTGTGGTTTCTATGCCTTGTACAAACGCATTTGATGAGCAAGATCAAGCTTATAAAGATTCGGTTCTTATTCCTGGTGTTAAGCGTGTTGCTGTTGAAGCTGGCGTGAAAGATTCTTGGTATAAGTATGTTGGTCTAGACGGTGATGTTGTTGGTATGACTACTTTTGGTGAGTCTGCACCAGCTGGCGAACTATTCAAAGAGTTTGGTTTCACGGTTGAGAATGTTGTTGCGACTTGTAACAAAGTTCTAGGTAAGTAA
- the gap gene encoding type I glyceraldehyde-3-phosphate dehydrogenase, whose product MTIKVGINGFGRIGRMAFRAAAKDFQDIEVVAINDLLDPEYLAYMLKYDSVHGRFDGTVEVVDGNLVVNGKTIRITAERNPADLAWSDVGADLVIECTGFFLTEETCQAHIDAGAKKVVQSAPSKDATPMFVYGVNHNDYAGQAIVSAASCTTNGLAPMAKVLNDNFGIKRGLMTTVHAATATQKTVDGPSMKDWRGGRGILENIIPSSTGAAKAVGKVLPELNGKLTGMAFRVPTSDVSVVDLTVELNKETSMEEICAAMKAASEGELAGVLGYNEEATVSTDYRGDSHPSIFDANAGIALDGTFVKCVAWYDNEYGYTCNMMRVVRHVGNN is encoded by the coding sequence ATGACAATTAAAGTTGGTATCAATGGTTTTGGCCGTATCGGTCGTATGGCTTTCCGTGCAGCAGCTAAAGACTTCCAAGACATCGAAGTTGTAGCAATCAACGATCTACTAGATCCTGAGTACCTAGCGTACATGTTGAAGTATGACTCAGTACACGGTCGTTTCGACGGTACGGTTGAAGTTGTTGACGGTAACCTAGTTGTAAACGGTAAAACTATTCGTATCACTGCTGAGCGTAACCCTGCTGATCTAGCATGGTCTGACGTAGGTGCGGATCTAGTTATCGAATGTACTGGTTTCTTCCTAACTGAAGAAACTTGTCAAGCGCACATCGATGCAGGTGCTAAAAAAGTTGTTCAGTCTGCACCTTCTAAAGATGCGACTCCAATGTTCGTTTATGGTGTTAACCACAACGACTACGCTGGTCAAGCAATCGTTTCTGCAGCTTCTTGTACGACTAACGGTCTTGCGCCGATGGCTAAAGTTCTTAACGACAACTTCGGTATCAAACGTGGTCTTATGACAACTGTTCACGCGGCAACTGCTACTCAGAAAACTGTTGATGGTCCTTCAATGAAAGACTGGCGCGGTGGTCGTGGTATTCTTGAGAATATCATTCCATCTTCAACTGGTGCAGCTAAAGCGGTAGGTAAAGTACTACCTGAGCTAAACGGTAAGCTAACGGGTATGGCTTTCCGTGTTCCTACTTCTGACGTTTCTGTTGTTGACCTAACTGTTGAGCTAAACAAAGAAACTTCTATGGAAGAAATTTGTGCAGCGATGAAAGCAGCATCTGAAGGTGAACTAGCAGGTGTTCTAGGTTATAACGAAGAAGCAACTGTTTCTACTGATTACCGTGGTGATTCTCACCCATCAATCTTTGATGCTAACGCTGGTATCGCTCTAGATGGTACTTTCGTTAAGTGCGTTGCATGGTATGACAATGAGTATGGTTATACTTGTAACATGATGCGTGTTGTACGTCATGTTGGTAACAACTAA
- a CDS encoding phosphoglycerate kinase, whose product MSVLKMSDLDLAGKRVLIREDLNVPVKDGKVTSDARIRASLPTMKMAAEAGAKVMLMSHLGRPTEGEYAEEFSLAPVAADLSEKLGKEVRLVKDYLDGNVEVADGEIVLLENVRFNVGEKKNAEDLSKKYASLCDVYVMDAFGTAHRAQASTHGAGAFAETACAGPLLAAELDALGKALNNPARPMVAIVGGSKVSTKLTVLESLSEKVDQLVVGGGIANTFIEAAGYNVGKSLSETDLVPTCKKLNEIMESRGAAIPLASDVVCGKEFSESAAAETKNVSETADDDMIFDIGPDSAAELAEIIKNAGTVVWNGPVGVFEFDQFGEGTKAISMAIAESSAFSIAGGGDTLAAIDKYDIADKVSYISTGGGAFLEFLEGKKLPAVEMLEQAAAK is encoded by the coding sequence ATGTCTGTATTAAAGATGTCTGATCTTGATTTAGCTGGTAAGCGCGTTCTAATTCGTGAAGACCTAAACGTTCCAGTTAAAGATGGTAAAGTTACTTCTGATGCGCGTATCCGTGCTTCATTACCAACCATGAAAATGGCTGCTGAAGCCGGTGCGAAAGTAATGCTTATGTCTCATCTTGGTCGACCAACCGAAGGTGAATATGCTGAAGAGTTCTCTCTTGCTCCAGTTGCAGCAGATCTTTCTGAAAAACTAGGTAAAGAAGTTCGTCTTGTTAAAGATTACCTTGATGGTAACGTTGAAGTGGCGGATGGTGAAATCGTTCTACTAGAAAACGTTCGTTTCAATGTAGGTGAAAAGAAAAACGCTGAAGATCTATCTAAGAAATATGCATCACTTTGTGATGTATATGTAATGGATGCTTTTGGTACAGCTCACCGTGCGCAGGCTTCTACTCACGGTGCGGGCGCATTTGCAGAAACAGCGTGTGCAGGCCCACTTCTAGCAGCAGAGCTAGATGCACTAGGTAAAGCTCTTAACAATCCAGCGCGCCCAATGGTTGCTATTGTTGGTGGTTCAAAAGTTTCTACTAAGCTAACGGTTCTAGAATCTCTATCTGAAAAAGTTGATCAGTTAGTTGTTGGTGGTGGTATCGCGAATACTTTCATCGAAGCAGCGGGTTATAACGTTGGTAAGTCTCTGTCTGAAACAGACTTAGTTCCTACTTGTAAAAAACTGAACGAAATCATGGAATCTCGCGGTGCGGCAATTCCTTTGGCATCAGACGTAGTTTGCGGTAAAGAATTTTCTGAATCTGCGGCTGCAGAAACTAAAAATGTTTCTGAAACGGCTGATGACGATATGATTTTCGATATCGGTCCAGATTCGGCAGCTGAATTGGCTGAAATCATCAAAAACGCTGGTACGGTTGTGTGGAATGGTCCAGTGGGCGTATTCGAATTTGACCAGTTTGGTGAAGGAACGAAAGCAATCTCTATGGCGATTGCGGAATCTTCAGCGTTCTCTATCGCCGGTGGTGGTGATACTCTAGCTGCAATTGATAAATATGACATTGCCGATAAAGTTTCTTACATCTCTACAGGTGGTGGTGCTTTCCTAGAGTTCTTGGAAGGTAAAAAACTACCAGCGGTTGAAATGCTAGAACAGGCAGCTGCGAAGTAA
- the pyk gene encoding pyruvate kinase, with protein sequence MSNLGLKRTKIVATLGPATDREGELEKMIQSGLDVVRINMSHGNPEEHKARAQRVRELAEKFDHEVGVLVDLQGPKIRIARFAEDKIFLNTGDKFALDNNVDKNSGNQHEVGLTYKNLPYDVKPGDKLLLDDGRLVFQVDNVEGERVNTTVIVGGALSNNKGINLSGGGLSAAALTDKDKEDIITAAEIGADYLALSFPRSAEDVEYCRSLAQKAGLNCAIVSKVERAEAVADDATLDGIILASDVIMIARGDLGVEVGDAQLPALQKKMIKRSRQLNRVTITATQMMETMIENAIPTRAEVFDVANAVMDGTDAVMLSGETATGRSPSLVIETMGRICREAEKQRSARESTHRIDESFTAVDETVAMAAMYAANHFDIKAIVALTESGNTALLMSRISSGKPIIALTPHKETRRKVTLYRGVYPSSVDFDGVTEDETRDEVVKLIKKYGIAKEGEMILLTRGESRGLMGGTNMLEIIKIS encoded by the coding sequence ATGTCTAACCTTGGTTTAAAACGTACCAAAATTGTTGCAACGCTTGGACCAGCAACTGACCGCGAAGGCGAGTTGGAAAAAATGATTCAATCTGGATTGGATGTTGTTCGTATCAACATGTCGCACGGAAACCCAGAAGAGCATAAAGCGCGTGCGCAACGTGTTCGCGAATTAGCAGAAAAGTTTGATCACGAAGTCGGTGTATTGGTTGATCTTCAAGGGCCAAAAATTCGTATTGCGCGATTTGCAGAAGATAAGATTTTCTTGAATACAGGTGACAAGTTTGCCTTAGATAATAATGTTGATAAAAACTCTGGTAATCAACATGAAGTGGGTTTGACCTACAAAAACCTGCCTTATGATGTGAAACCTGGTGATAAGTTATTACTGGATGACGGTCGTTTGGTTTTTCAAGTTGATAACGTTGAAGGCGAGCGTGTAAATACAACGGTAATCGTTGGTGGCGCATTATCGAACAACAAAGGTATCAACTTGTCTGGTGGTGGTCTTTCAGCTGCTGCACTGACGGATAAAGATAAAGAGGATATTATTACGGCGGCAGAGATTGGCGCAGACTATCTTGCATTATCCTTCCCTCGTTCAGCTGAAGATGTTGAATATTGCCGTTCACTGGCACAAAAAGCCGGTTTGAATTGCGCCATTGTCTCTAAAGTTGAGCGTGCTGAAGCGGTTGCTGATGATGCGACGCTTGATGGGATTATTCTAGCTTCTGACGTTATTATGATCGCTCGTGGTGATTTGGGTGTTGAAGTCGGCGATGCACAACTACCAGCACTTCAAAAGAAAATGATTAAACGGTCACGCCAATTGAATCGTGTCACCATTACAGCAACGCAAATGATGGAAACCATGATTGAAAATGCGATTCCTACACGTGCAGAAGTTTTCGATGTTGCGAACGCTGTAATGGATGGTACGGATGCGGTTATGTTGTCAGGTGAGACGGCAACAGGTCGATCTCCAAGCTTGGTCATCGAAACCATGGGGCGCATTTGTCGTGAGGCTGAAAAGCAACGATCAGCTCGTGAATCGACGCACCGTATTGATGAATCGTTTACTGCGGTTGATGAAACGGTTGCTATGGCGGCCATGTATGCAGCAAACCATTTTGATATCAAAGCAATTGTTGCCTTGACTGAATCTGGTAATACAGCATTGCTGATGTCGCGTATTTCTTCAGGTAAGCCGATTATTGCGTTAACACCTCACAAAGAAACTCGCCGTAAAGTAACTCTTTATCGCGGCGTTTATCCTTCATCTGTGGATTTTGATGGTGTCACAGAAGATGAGACGCGTGATGAAGTGGTTAAACTTATTAAAAAATATGGTATCGCTAAAGAAGGTGAAATGATTCTCTTAACTCGTGGTGAAAGTCGCGGCTTGATGGGCGGTACGAATATGTTGGAAATTATTAAGATTTCTTAA
- the fba gene encoding class II fructose-bisphosphate aldolase (catalyzes the reversible aldol condensation of dihydroxyacetonephosphate and glyceraldehyde 3-phosphate in the Calvin cycle, glycolysis, and/or gluconeogenesis), with protein sequence MAMITLRELMDYAAENNFGMPAFNVNNMEQVRAIMRAADKCNSPVILQGSAGARKYAGEPMLRHLIEGAVEMFPHIPVVMHQDHGSDEGVCLRAIQSGFTSVMMDGSLESDMKTPASYEYNRDITAAVVKMAHAGGVTVEGELGCLGSLETGMMGEEDGHGSDEKLDADALLTDPEEAAQFVKETNVDCLAVAVGTSHGAYKFTSKPSDDVLRIDRIKEIHERIPDTHIVMHGSSSVPEEWLETINNYGGDMGQTYGVPVDAIVEGIKYGVRKVNIDTDLRMASTGAVRKHLEENKSNFDPRKFLKAAEDAMMEICAARFEAFGCAGHADKIKSLGLETMQARYAAGELDQRVK encoded by the coding sequence ATGGCGATGATTACACTTCGTGAATTAATGGATTACGCAGCAGAAAATAACTTTGGTATGCCTGCGTTCAACGTAAACAACATGGAACAAGTACGCGCAATCATGCGTGCTGCGGACAAATGTAACTCTCCAGTTATCCTTCAAGGTTCTGCTGGTGCACGTAAATACGCGGGTGAGCCAATGTTACGTCACCTAATCGAGGGTGCTGTAGAGATGTTCCCACACATTCCTGTTGTTATGCACCAAGATCACGGTTCTGATGAAGGTGTATGTCTACGCGCTATCCAATCTGGCTTCACGTCAGTCATGATGGATGGTTCTCTAGAGTCTGACATGAAAACTCCTGCTTCTTATGAGTACAATCGTGATATCACTGCAGCTGTAGTAAAAATGGCTCACGCTGGCGGTGTTACTGTTGAAGGTGAGCTAGGTTGTCTAGGTTCTCTTGAAACCGGTATGATGGGTGAAGAAGACGGTCACGGTTCTGATGAGAAGCTTGACGCTGATGCACTTCTAACAGATCCAGAAGAAGCAGCGCAATTCGTTAAAGAAACAAACGTTGACTGTCTAGCGGTTGCGGTTGGTACTTCTCACGGTGCTTATAAATTTACTTCTAAGCCTTCTGATGACGTTCTACGTATTGACCGTATCAAAGAAATCCACGAGCGTATCCCTGATACTCACATCGTAATGCATGGTTCTTCTTCTGTTCCAGAAGAGTGGTTGGAAACAATCAATAACTACGGTGGTGATATGGGTCAAACTTATGGTGTACCTGTTGATGCAATCGTTGAAGGGATCAAGTACGGTGTTCGTAAAGTAAACATTGATACTGATCTACGTATGGCTTCTACTGGTGCGGTTCGTAAACACCTAGAAGAAAACAAATCAAACTTCGATCCACGTAAATTCTTAAAAGCGGCTGAAGATGCGATGATGGAAATCTGTGCAGCACGTTTTGAAGCGTTTGGTTGCGCGGGTCACGCTGATAAGATCAAGTCTCTTGGTCTAGAAACTATGCAAGCTCGTTATGCTGCAGGTGAATTAGACCAGCGCGTAAAATAA